From the genome of Nicotiana sylvestris chromosome 2, ASM39365v2, whole genome shotgun sequence, one region includes:
- the LOC104210850 gene encoding glutaredoxin-C13-like, producing MDKVQRMASEYGVVIFSKSTCCLCYAVTILFRDLGVDPYVHELDHDSEGKDMEKALMRMGCNASVPAVFIGGKLVGSTNEVMSLHLKGSLIQLLKPYLPD from the coding sequence ATGGACAAAGTACAACGAATGGCATCAGAGTACGGGGTAGTGATCTTCAGCAAgagtacatgttgtttatgttaCGCGGTTACTATACTATTTCGAGATCTTGGTGTTGATCCATATGTTCATGAACTTGATCATGATTCTGAGGGAAAAGATATGGAGAAAGCTCTTATGAGAATGGGTTGTAATGCCTCAGTTCCAGCAGTTTTCATAGGGGGGAAATTAGTAGGATCTACTAATGAAGTTATGTCTCTTCACCTAAAAGGCTCCCTAATTCAACTCCTCAAGCCTTATCTTCCTGATTAA